From a single Parambassis ranga chromosome 2, fParRan2.1, whole genome shotgun sequence genomic region:
- the LOC114444947 gene encoding zona pellucida sperm-binding protein 3-like, translating to MVMGLREAVLVGFVLLFSGGFVCSATQNGHNETQISQEEETMESQQMKDQQVNRSKQVGSPVSLRLRSFQLWKPAASLDKQKQVEEAAPVEVPSLDLHARNEAKVEVKLEQRVPADSVSAHCDEEKVHIEVKQNFLGNGQLIRPSDLTLGGCAAVDAAHHILHFQTELQGCNSTTMTTEDALIYTFSLMYSPTPISNTFILKTSPAEVIIQCHYQRRHYVSSNAISPTWNPFASTMHANQQLHFSLRLMTDDWQSQRPSSVYFQGDVMRIEASVLQGHHVPLRVHMDSCVATVGPDPDSQPRYPFVRNHGCLTDAKLMGAQSYFMQRSQEDKLLLQLTAFRFHQDERNSLYITCHLKATTLSFPIDSQHKACSYLTEAQRWVASGGDNRVCRCCETSCGEQRWRRSLAADAALRWEGTAALGPILLEESIQQEEPLLQTQEVTQAGSYPALPLLCGDVAALAIIYLVVVGAVIFGRLRRSNGHSVRT from the exons ATGGTGATGGGGCTCAGAGAGGCTGTTCTTGTGGGGTTTGTGCTTCTCTTCTCAGGTGGATTTGTTTGCTCTGCGACACAAAACGGGCACAATGAGACTCAAATCTCACAGGAAGAGGAGACAATGGAGTCGCAACAGATGAAGGATCAGCAGGTAAACAGGTCCAAGCAGGTGGGATCCCCTGTCAGCCTCCGGTTGAGGAgcttccagctgtggaaaccagCTGCGAGCCTGGACAAACAAAAGCAGGTTGAGGAGGCTGCGCCTGTTGAAGTTCCAAGCCTGGACCTACATGCCAGAAATGAAGCAAAG GTGGAGGTGAAGCTTGAGCAGCGGGTGCCGGCCGACAGCGTGTCCGCGCACTGTGATGAAGAAAAGGTCCACATAGAGGTCAAACAGAACTTCCTAG GGAACGGTCAGTTGATCCGCCCGAGTGATCTGACCTTAGGAGGCTGCGCAGCGGTGGATGCTGCCCACCACATCCTGCACTTCCAGACGGAGTTACAGGGCTGCAACAGCACcacaatg ACGACTGAAGACGCCCTCATCTACACATTTTCTCTGATGTACTCTCCAACACCCATCAGCAACACCTTCATTTTAAAGACCAGCCCTGCCGAGGTGATCATCCAGTGTCATTATCAAAG GAGGCATTACGTGAGCAGCAACGCCATCAGTCCTACCTGGAACCCGTTCGCCTCCACCATGCACGCTAACCAGCAGCTGCACTTCTCCCTGCGTCTCATGACAG ATGACTGGCAGTCTCAGAGGCCTTCCAGTGTCTACTTTCAGGGTGACGTGATGCGCATCGAGGCGTCTGTCCTCCAGGGTCACCACGTCCCTCTGAGGGTCCACATGGACAGCTGCGTAGCAACTGTGGGCCCCGATCCTGACTCTCAACCCAGATACCCCTTCGTCAGGAACCATGG GTGTTTAACTGATGCTAAGCTGATGGGAGCCCAGTCTTACTTCATGCAGAGGAGCCAAGAGGATAAACTTCTCCTACAGCTGACAGCCTTCAGGTTCCACCAGGATGAAAGGAATTCA ctttacATCACCTGTCACCTAAAAGCAACAACACTCTCCTTTCCCATCGACTCACAACACAAAGCCTGCTCATACTTGACTGAAGCCCAAAG ATGGGTGGCATCAGGTGGAGACAATAGGGTGTGTCGCTGCTGTGAGACCAGCTGCGGCGAGCAGAGATGGAGACGAAGCCTCGCAGCAGATGCTG CTCTGCGGTGGGAGGGGACGGCTGCTCTGGGCCCCATTCTGCTGGAGGAGAGCATCCAGCAAGAGGAACCTCTGCTCCAGACACAAGAGGTGACCCAAGCAG GCTCCTATCCAGCATTACCCCTGCTGTGTGGGGATGTTGCAGCGCTGGCTATAATATATTTAGTTGTGGTGGGTGCTGTGATTTTCGGAAGACTGCGGAGGTCCAATGGGCACTCTGTTCGCACCTGA